A window of the Gossypium arboreum isolate Shixiya-1 chromosome 2, ASM2569848v2, whole genome shotgun sequence genome harbors these coding sequences:
- the LOC108466943 gene encoding uncharacterized protein LOC108466943 isoform X4, with amino-acid sequence MILFRTLKELSTKRLTADQRNFAEISSHLYKYCWHIWQSDLQTISHGFSIITQSYNSNGKEQHHDDLYLTCERWLFCLKIICQLVISGFQSDAKCIQEIRPVKEVSPVLLNAAQSFLPYYTSLQNRHPKFWEFIKRACTKLMKVLVAIQQRHPYSFGDICVLQPVLNFCLNKITDPEPDILSFEQFLIKCMVMAKSVFECKEYKPSVTGRVMDENGVTLEQMKKNISNAVAGVLTRLLPNERIVLLCNVLIRRYFVLTTSDLEEWYENPEVFHHEQDMVQWTEKLRPCAEALYIVLFENHSQLLAPIVVSILQEAMNGCPTSTSEITPGLLLKDAAYGAAAYVYYELSNYLSFRDWFNGALSLELSNDHPNMRIIHRKVALILGQWVSEIKDDTKRAVYCALIRLLQDKDLSVRLAACRSLCLHVEDANFSEKDFSDLLPVCWGSCFKLVKEVQEFDSKVQVLNLISVLLGHVNEVIPYASNLMHFFQMVWEESSGESLLRIQLLIALRNFVIALGYQSPSCYSMLLPILQKGIDINGPDELNLLEDSMLLWEATLSHAPAMVPQLLAYFPCLLEILERNFDHLQVAVDIIEDYIILGGREFLSMHASSVAKLLDLIVGNVNDRGLLSILPIIDILILCFPMEVPPLISSTLQKLVVICLSGDDGDPSKTAVKASSAAIIARILVMNTNYLAQLTSEPSLSSVLQQTGVAIEDNILLSLVGVWLDKVDNVSLPQKKAFGLALSIILTLRLPQVLDKLDQILSVCTSVILGGTDDLTEEESRNCSGDNMSYGRSHDEDLLPSKELRRRQIKVSDPINRLSLENSVRDNLQTCAALHGESFNSAIAKIHPAAFAQLKQALKMP; translated from the exons ATGATTCTCTTTAGAACTTTGAAAGAATTATCCACAAAACGTCTTACTGCAGACCAAAGGAATTTTGCAGAG ATCTCATCCCATTTATACAAATATTGCTGGCATATTTGGCAGAGTGATTTACAAACAATATCACATGGTTTTTCTATAATCACACAGAGCTATAATTCAAATGGAAAGGAGCAGCATCATGATGATCTTTATCTAACATGTGAGAGATGGTTGTTTTGTCTAAAGATAATATGTCAATTAGTGATTTCAGGGTTTCAAAGTGATGCAAAATGTATACAG GAGATAAGACCAGTCAAAGAGGTCTCTCCTGTGCTTTTGAATGCTGCCCAATCATTTCTTCCATACT ATACATCTTTGCAGAATAGACATCCTAAATTTTGGGAGTTTATAAAGAGGGCATGTACTAAATTGATGAAGGTTCTAGTTGCAATTCAACAAAGGCATCCTTATTCTTTTGGTGATATATGCGTCCTTCAACCTGTTCTAAATTTCTGCTTAAATAAGATTACAGATCCTGAGCCAGATATATTATCCTTTGAGCAATTCCTGATTAAGTGTATGGTAATGGCTAAAAGTGTATTTGAATGTAAAGAATATAAACCAAGTGTTACTGGACGGGTTATGGATGAGAATGGTGTTACACTAGAGCAGATGAAGAAAAACATTTCTAATGCTGTTGCTGGTGTTTTGACTAGACTTCTGCCCAATGAACGGATAGTACTTTTATGCAATGTGTTAATAAGGAG GTATTTTGTTCTAACCACGAGTGATTTGGAGGAATGGTATGAGAATCCTGAGGTTTTTCATCATGAGCAGGATATGGTTCAATGGACAGAGAAACTGAGGCCTTGTGCGGAGGCTTTATATATTGTATTGTTTGAAAACCACAGTCAA CTGCTGGCTCCTATTGTGGTGTCCATCCTTCAAGAGGCAATGAATGGTTGCCCAACTTCTACATCTGAAATAACTCCGGGGTTACTTCTTAAAGATGCTGCCTATGGTGCCGCTGCATATGTATATTATGAGCTCTCAAATTATCTCAGCTTCAGAGATTG GTTTAATGGTGCTTTATCCCTTGAACTTTCTAATGATCATCCAAATATGCGTATCATCCACCGGAAAGTTGCTCTAATACTGGGACAATGGGTTTCTGAG ATAAAGGatgacacaaaaagagctgtATATTGTGCCTTGATACGGTTGTTACAGGACAAAGACTTATCTGTGAGG CTGGCAGCCTGTCGATCCTTATGTTTACATGTTGAAGATGCAAACTTTTCAGAGAAAGATTTTTCTGATCTACTTCCTGTTTGTTGGGGTTCATGTTTTAAGTTGGTCAAAGAAGTTCAAGAGTTTGATTCAAAG GTCCAGGTTTTAAATTTGATTTCTGTTCTTCTTGGCCATGTCAATGAAGTCATCCCATATGCCAGCAACTTGATGCATTTTTTCCAGATG GTTTGGGAGGAATCTTCTGGAGAAAGCCTTCTACGGATACAGCTTCTTATTGCTTTGCGGAACTTTGTTATTGCCCTTGGATATCAGTCACCTAGTTGTTACAGCATGCTCTTGCCCATTCTTCAGAAAGGGATTGATATAAATGGCCCTGATGAACTCAATCTTTTGGAGGATAGCATGCTG TTATGGGAAGCCACACTGTCTCATGCACCTGCAATGGTGCCTCAACTCTTAGCATATTTCCCATGTCTTTTGGAAATCCTGGAAAGAAATTTTGACCATTTGCAG GTAGCTGTTGATATTATTGAAGATTACATTATTTTGGGTGGAAGGGAATTTCTTAGCATGCACGCTTCCAGTGTGGCTAAACTTCTAGATCTCATTGTTGGAAACGTCAACGATAGAGGGCTGCTTTCAATTCTTCCCATCATTGACATTCTAATACTG TGTTTCCCCATGGAAGTGCCGCCATTAATCAGCAGTACTTTACAA AAACTAGTTGTTATTTGCTTGAGTGGAGATGATGGTGATCCTTCCAAGACGGCCGTGAAAGCATCTTCAGCTGCTATCATAGCAAGGATTTTGGTGATGAATACCAACTATCTTGCACAACTAACATCAGAACCTTCTCTTTCATCAGTACTGCAGCAAACTGGTGTAGCTATTGAAGATAATATTCTTCTTTCTCTAGTTGGCGTATGGCTTGACAAG GTAGACAATGTATCTTTGCCCCAGAAGAAAGCATTTGGACTAGCACTTTCCATAATTTTAACTTTAAGGTTGCCTCAAGTACTAGACAAACTAGATCAAATACTAAG TGTTTGCACTAGTGTAATTCTCGGAGGGACTGATGACTTAACCGAGGAAGAGTCAAG AAATTGCAGTGGTGATAACATGAGCTATGGCAGGTCGCACGATGAGGATTTGCTTCCTAGTAAGGAGTTAAGGAGAAGACAG ATCAAAGTCTCGGACCCTATCAACCGGTTATCATTAGAAAACTCAGTGAGAGACAACCTTCAAACTTGTGCTGCCCTTCATGGAGAGTCGTTTAATTCTGCCATTGCTAAAATACATCCAGCAGCTTTTGCACAGTTGAAGCAGGCGCTAAAGATGCCATAA